A single genomic interval of Dysidea avara chromosome 6, odDysAvar1.4, whole genome shotgun sequence harbors:
- the LOC136258296 gene encoding uncharacterized protein: MIYRALFIILFLAISKEVPVAAAQECSSQPPADGSGAPDLQQVTTMPYCYIDDCAIENYETGQQLDIAYTTDSVLVVTPKGNQTSMVINKIEEEFDCAPLSTVYLLLPIVLQLMLMLVNTDR, translated from the exons ATGATTTATCGTGCTCTGTTCATCATTCTCTTCCTTGCCATTAGTAAGGAAGTACCAGTGGCAGCAGCTCAAGAATGCTCCTCTCAACCACCGGCTGATGGCAGTGGTGCTCCTGATCTCCAACAAGTGACCACAATGCCTTATTGTTATATTGATGACTGTGCCATTGAGAATTATGAAACTGGACAGCAACTAGATATTGCCTACACTACTGACAGTGTACTTGTGGTTACTCCAAAAGGGAACCAGACTTCCATGGTCATCAACAAGATTGAAGAAGAGTTTGACTGTGCGCCATTATCGACCGTATACTTACTGCTGCCAATAGTACTGCAGTTAATGCTAATGTTG GTGAATACAGACAGGTAA